In Streptomyces paludis, the genomic stretch CCTGGCTGCGCTTCGTGCTCGACGGTCCGTCGGCGATGCGCTTCGACCTGCCCGAGGGCGTCACCTGGGCCGACTTCATGGCCGGGACCGCGCGTGAGTTCCCTCGGTGGGCGATCGAGCGCGAGGCCGACTTCCGGATGCGGCCCGGCGAGACGCTCGCCGGGATCCTCGCGCGGTACGAGCGGGTCGCCGCCCGGAGCGAGGAGATCATCGCCTCCGTACCGGACCTGTCGCTGACGCATCCGCTGCCGGAGGCGCCCTGGAACGCGCCGGGCGCGGAGCACAGTGTGCGCCGGGTGCTGATCCATGTCATCGCCGAGACCGCCCAGCACGCCGGGCACGCGGATATCCTGCGCGAGACCCTCGACGGCCGGAAGGCGACGTGAGCCGGCCGGCCGTGCTCTCCACCCGGGCGCTCAACCGCGCCACGCTCGCCCGGCAGTCGCTGCTCGATCGCGCCGGGCTGCCGGTCCTCGACGCCGTCGCGCGACTGGGCGGCCTCCAGGCGCAGGAACCGCAGGAGCCGTTCGTCGGGCTCTGGTCGCGGCTGCGGGCGTTCGACCCGGAGTCGCTCTCCGGCCTCCTCGTCGGACGGCGGGTGGTGCGGACGCATCTCATGCGCCGCACCGTCCACCTCGTCACCGCCGAGGACGCCCTGGCATGGCGGGCGCGCCATGACGCGATGCTGCGGCAGCGGGTGCTCGGTGTGTACGGCGGCGAGCTGGCCGGGACGGACCTCGACGCGCTCGCCGCGGCGGGCCGGGCGGTCATGGCCGACGGCGAGCCCCGCACGATGGCCGAGCTGACGCGGGCGCTCGGTGAGGGCCCGGGGGCCGGCCCCGTGTCGGAAGCGGCACCGGGTCCCGGGGCGCGGGCGCTGGGGGAGATGCTGGTCGCCGCCCTCGTGCCGATGGCGCAGCTGCCGCCGCGCGGGCTCTGGCGGACCCGGGCGGGCGTACGCAATGTCATGCTCTCGTCCTGGCTGGGCCGCGAGATCGACCCGCTCTCCCCCGACGGCTCCGACCCGGTGGGCCAGGCGCTGGTCCGGCGCTATCTCGCCGCGTACGGGCCCGCCTCCACGGCCGATCTGCGCGCCTGGTGCGGTCTCGCCGGGCTGCCGGCCGCGGTGGCCGCCGTACGCGAGGAACTGGTCGCCTTCCGCGACGAGCGGGGCCGGCGGCTGCTGGACCTCCCCGGCGCGCCGCTCCCCGACCCGGACACGCCCGCTCCGGTACGGTTCCTGCCGGCGTTCGACAACGCGATCCTCGGTTACCAGGACCGCGGGCGGATCATCGACGACGTCCATCGGGGCCTGTCGGTGACCGGCGCGCGCGTCGTCCTCGTCGACGGCCGGACGGCCGCGACCTGGACCGTCCGGGACGGCGCCGTGCTCGTCACCCCGCTGCGCCGGCTCTCCCCCGCCGACCGTACCGAAGTCGCCGAAGAGGGAGGGCGGTTGGCGTCGTTCCTCTCCGACGGCGGGAGCGATCACGTACGCGTCGAGGCGTTCGCCGGGTGAGCGGCGCGTTCATCCGGCGAGGAGGTCCGCCACCTCGGCGTCGAAGAGCAGCCCGGGGTCGAAGCCCATCCCGTTGAAGT encodes the following:
- a CDS encoding winged helix DNA-binding domain-containing protein gives rise to the protein MSRPAVLSTRALNRATLARQSLLDRAGLPVLDAVARLGGLQAQEPQEPFVGLWSRLRAFDPESLSGLLVGRRVVRTHLMRRTVHLVTAEDALAWRARHDAMLRQRVLGVYGGELAGTDLDALAAAGRAVMADGEPRTMAELTRALGEGPGAGPVSEAAPGPGARALGEMLVAALVPMAQLPPRGLWRTRAGVRNVMLSSWLGREIDPLSPDGSDPVGQALVRRYLAAYGPASTADLRAWCGLAGLPAAVAAVREELVAFRDERGRRLLDLPGAPLPDPDTPAPVRFLPAFDNAILGYQDRGRIIDDVHRGLSVTGARVVLVDGRTAATWTVRDGAVLVTPLRRLSPADRTEVAEEGGRLASFLSDGGSDHVRVEAFAG
- a CDS encoding DinB family protein, which produces MTTTPASPADAERADLLNELATARAALTATVSGLDDGRAGERPTVSALCLGGLIKHVASVEESWLRFVLDGPSAMRFDLPEGVTWADFMAGTAREFPRWAIEREADFRMRPGETLAGILARYERVAARSEEIIASVPDLSLTHPLPEAPWNAPGAEHSVRRVLIHVIAETAQHAGHADILRETLDGRKAT